In the Candidatus Binatia bacterium genome, one interval contains:
- the pyrE gene encoding orotate phosphoribosyltransferase: MTAPTARDVAELLAEIAALRFGRFRLKDGRESPYYVDLRGIVGFPRALRKVGEWLAAAAAPIAYDHIAGVPYAGIPLGVSMSLAAEKSLVYARKEAKSYGTERTVEGRFQAGERALVVDDVLTSGGAKFEALAPLRQAGLVVTDVLVVVDREEQGRVALQQVGVTSHHLITISELLREFLEMGLVTAADYESARRFLMKS, from the coding sequence ATGACGGCGCCCACTGCGCGAGATGTGGCTGAGCTTCTCGCTGAGATTGCCGCCCTGCGATTCGGTCGCTTCCGACTGAAAGACGGCCGCGAGTCGCCGTACTACGTCGATCTACGTGGCATCGTTGGTTTTCCAAGAGCACTGCGAAAGGTGGGCGAGTGGCTCGCAGCCGCGGCAGCCCCGATCGCCTATGACCATATCGCTGGTGTCCCGTACGCTGGCATCCCCCTTGGGGTCTCCATGAGCCTGGCAGCGGAAAAGTCATTGGTATACGCCCGCAAAGAAGCGAAGAGTTACGGTACTGAGCGAACGGTCGAAGGTCGCTTTCAAGCCGGTGAGCGCGCGCTAGTGGTCGACGATGTCCTTACGAGCGGTGGTGCTAAGTTCGAGGCCCTTGCCCCGTTGCGCCAGGCTGGACTCGTGGTCACCGACGTCCTCGTGGTGGTGGATCGGGAAGAACAGGGCAGGGTGGCTTTGCAGCAAGTGGGGGTGACGAGCCACCACCTAATAACCATCTCCGAACTACTCCGAGAGTTTTTGGAGATGGGCCTCGTCACCGCCGCCGACTACGAATCGGCCCGGCGCTTCCTAATGAAATCATGA